The following nucleotide sequence is from Rhodobacter sp. CZR27.
CTGCGCCGCCTCTATGAGCCATGACCCGTCCGGGGGCAATGTCGCGGCACGTGGCCCGCGACACCCCTGCGAGGCTGGCCCTGGCGGTTCCGGCATATATTTTCCGCCTTGGCTTGCATTGGCGAGGGATCTCTGTCATGCAGGTCGGGCAAAGCATCCTCTTTCGACCTTCTGTTTCCTTGCGGCTTCAGTTGCGACTCTGACGAGACTGAGCCAGGCCACCGCATTCAGCGGGTGGCATCCGGAAAAAGGAAACATCACGATGGCCAACGGCACCGTGAAATGGTTCAATGCCACCAAAGGCTTCGGCTTCATCGCCCCGGCGGGTGGCTCCAAGGACGTGTTCGTCCATGTCACCGCGCTGGAACGCGCCGGCATCCGTCAGCTCAATGACGGCCAGGCCGTGACCTTCGATCTCGAGCGCGATCGCAACGGCCGCGAATCGGCGACGAACCTCGTCCTCGCCTGATTGCCGCGAGATACCGACAGGATGACGGGCGGCACTGCCGCCCGTTTTTTCATGTCCGCCCTCATCCCTTCGCGGGCGCCTCATCCGTGACGGGAGGGCCAAGCGGTGGGCGCTTGTGGCAAGGCTACGCTCGGCCAGCGCGCAGGAACCGGCACGGCTGCACCATGGCCTGCCCCCATGGAGTGGTCCGGCTGATTCTTGGCGCATGACGGGTCCCGACGCTACGCTTGGGGTGGCCGGTGTAGCGGGTTCGGGTGGCGAAGCTGGCCACTGTGCACTGCCCGTGGTGGATCACGATCTGCGCCTCGGCGGACGCCCAGGCGCTTGCAGGTCGCCTCGCCGCTCCCGCGTGACAGGACGATCGGGATCCGCCGCGTCGTTCAATTGACGGCTGCCGACCGAGGTGACAGGTTCGTGCAAGAGGTCTTGCCCCGGCACCGGGGATGCACGATGCCGGCGAGGCAGAAGACGGTCCGCATGTATGACAAGCACCCCATCCGGCTCTCGATCCTGCACATGGTGCCTGCGGTGGCCGAAAGGCATGGCGTGTCCTGCGGACCGCTCGTGGCGAGCGTGGGCCTTGCGTGCGACGAACTGGGCGGGGACGGACGCGTCGTCAGGCGCGGCCAGGTTTCGGCCCTCCTGCGCCATCTCGCCCGCCGTGCCGGAGAGCCGACCATCGGCTTCGATCTCGCCCATGCCGCCGATCCGGTGCGACTCGGACCTGCGGGAGAGGCCTTCTTCGCGGGCCGCACCCTTCGCGAATGCCTGTTCGCCCACATCTGCCACATGCCCTGGCTGCAGGGCGGCGTGACGCTGCGTCTCGTCGAGCGGAATGGCCGGGCCTTCTGGCACCACCGGTTCGCGAGCGCCGATCCCGAACAGGCCAGGGTCCTGAACGAGGCGGTCGCGGGGTTCCTCACCTCCGCGATCCGCAGCATCTGC
It contains:
- a CDS encoding cold-shock protein codes for the protein MANGTVKWFNATKGFGFIAPAGGSKDVFVHVTALERAGIRQLNDGQAVTFDLERDRNGRESATNLVLA